The stretch of DNA AAGATTTCCAGAAGACCAAAAACGATTTAGAGAGACTCCTGGGAACCGGTCGAGCCCAGGCGAGGCGTTCCACCCATGCCTTCGACGCTGCAATTGCAACCAGCCGCCATTACGCGATCGCCTCCGCAATTCTCACATGGAAGCATAACCGCAATCTCCTGGGCCGGTTCTTCCGCGAGGGCGACTGGCTGATGCTCCTCGCCCTCAGGCATCTGAACCGCCAGACACAACCGCACTGCTGCGAATTAGTGGGCAGGATCGTGCCTCGACTCAACCAGCTCCTCGACGAAAACAGGCTGTTCTCGATCTATCCCATCAGCTTGGCCGGCCAAGCTGATGCCCGGTATTCGGTCGACCAAGCTTGACGCTCATTTTGGCTGGCTTATTGGGATGGCAGCTCGGCCTTTCGGGCGTCCTGGGGACGCTGGAAGCGGGCGCTGGCGGCCAGCAGGAACTGGGGGTTGGTGAGGAGGACTTGGCCGATGGGGGTGTCGCCAACGATGCCTTGGCCCTCGCGCCAGGTCCAGAAGACCCATTTGCGGGGGATGGGTATGCCCTCGACCGTCTGGAAGTCCTCGTAAGCGATGAGATGAGGGTCTTGGGAGGCTTCTTTGGTGGAGGTGCCATAGGTGACGATGTAGGACATGGCCATAAGCCGCCCGCTGTCGGGGTCGCGGTAGAGCAGGTACCAGTCGTCGGGAGTGTCGCCGGTCCCGGCCTCGAAGGTCAGTTTGGCTGTGTCGTATTCCTTGTCACCAAGCATGGCCTTGCCGGTTTCCTCGATGCTGGTGCCGGGGTCGTTGAGCTTGAAGGGCGCGGCCAGGAAATAGGGCCAGGTGAGGACGTGAAAGCGCGCCTGGGAAAACTCGGCCGATGCCGGCGTTACCCAGGCCTCTCCTTGGGCGTAGACCACGCTGGCGCCGTCCTGACGGTCCAGCCGCGCGGGTGCGCCGGAGACATCCATCAGCATATCGCCCTGAAAGATCGGGTTGCCCCCGAAGCTGATCTCGAGCCCGGCCTGGAAGACCTCCTTCGCCCTCCAGGCGGCGGCATTGTGAGCAGCCTCGATGGGAGCCGAAAAACCGCTGGCGGCAACTTCTTGCGAAGGCGCTTCAGCCTCCCGCGGCTGCGCCTCCTCAGCCGCACCTCCGCAACCTGACAACAACAAACCTACCAGCCAAACTGCATTTAGTCGCATTTCTCTCTCCAATCTACCCAAGATGGATGCCGCGTGAGCCGGGATAGTTTCCGTTGCCTTCTGCAACCGGGTGCGCTACCCTGCGGGCGGTGATTTTCCCTCGCCTACTTCTTGACTTGACCGGGTTTCCACGCAGCCCGGCTTAGCGGAAGTAAAGGCTAGCGGTTTTTGAAGGCCTCGATCTTCTGGCGGGTGAAGTCGGTGAGAACCAGCCGGGCGCTCAGTTCGGCCCGTTCGGGGAGAAGACGGTCCCAGTCTTCGCTTCCCTGCCAGAAGATCCGCTTGAGGTCGCGGATGGCGTCGAGGCTGGATTCGGCCAGCCTCCCCGCCAAAGTCGCGAAGGCGCCGTCGAGCACCGGAAAACTGTCGAAGACTTCGGAGTAGAGTCCTTTTTCGCGGGCCCAGTTGGCTTCGCGCCAGTCGGTGTCGATGGCCGCTGCTGTGAAGGCGGCCTTGCCTATCCTGCGTTCCACCGCCGGACCGATGACGAAGGGTCCGAACCCCAGCGCGAACTCGCTCAGCTTGATGGAGGCGCTGGAGGAGGCCAGCGCGTAGTCGGAGGCGGCCACCACGCCCACGCCGCCGCCCACCGCCTTGCCCTGCACGCGGGTGATGACGAACTTGGGGCAGTTCTTCATGGCCAGGATCACCTCGGCAAATCCCATGAAAAACTCCTTGGCCTGGTTGAAACTCTCGATGGAAAGCAGCTCATCGAAGGAGGCTCCGGCGCAAAAAGGCCCGTCCTCGCGCTCGCTGTAAAGCGCCACCACCTTGACCTCGTCGTTCCGGCCCAATTCGGTGATCTCCTGGGCCAACTGGCGCAGCAGATCCCCAGGGAGGGAGTTGCCCTTGGGATGATAGAAGGAGAGAGAGCCGATCCCCCCCGAGATGCGGACCTTGATTTTGCCCTGCTCGATTTTTTGCTCGGCCATGTGCTTGCTCCGGCCTTCTAGTTCACGCGCTGGTCGTCTTTGCGGCGGACCAGGGTGAGGATGGTGTAATTGGCCACCGTCTCGTCGTCCTGGTTGAAGATCTCGACGTCCCACTCGACGATGCCCTGCGGCACCTCGTCTTCCTCCTTCTTATGCTTGAAGATCTTGCGTTTGCAGGTCAGGCGGCAATGGATCGTATCGCCAATGTAGACGGGCTCGATGAAGCGCAGGTTGTCGAGCCCGTAGTTGGCCAGGACGGGGCCTTGAGCCGGGTGCACGAAGAGCCCCGCGGCGGCGGCGATGAGGAAGTACCCATGGGCCACGCGCTCCTCGAAGATCGGGTTCTCGGCAGCGGCGATCTTGTCGGTGTGGGCATAGAAATAATCGCCGCTGACCCCCGCGAAATTGGTGACGTCGGCTTCGGTGATGGTGCGCCGGTGAGTCACCAGAGTCTCGCCGATCTCCAGTTCCTCGAAGTACTTCTGAAAGGGGTGGACCGTGTGCCGGGTCTGGGCGGCGCCCTTCATCCATTCGTTGGCGACGCGGGTCAGGGTGGTAGGCGAGCCCTGCAGCGCCGTCCGCTGCATGTAGTGCATGACGCCGCGCACTCCGCCCAATTCCTCCCCGCCCCCGGCCCGTCCGGGGCCTCCGTGGACCAAATGAGGCAAGGGAGATCCGTGCCCGGTGGACTCCTTGGCGCAGTGGCGGTTGATGATCATAAGACGGCCGTGGTAGGGAGCGATGCCGGTGACCACCTCGCGGGCGGCCCGGTCATCGGCGGTGAAGAGCGATCCCACCAAAGATCCCTTGCCCAATGCCGCCAGGTGGATGGAGTCCTGCAGCGACTTGTAGGGCATGACGGTGTTGACGGGGCCGAAGGCCTCGACGTTATGAGGCTCCTCGTGCTGGAAAGGCTCGTCGCAATAGAGCAAGGTGGTGGGAGAGAAGGCTCCCTTGTCGGGGTCGCCGCCGTGATAATCGGCTTGTTGGAAAACCACTTCGGCGCCCCGCTTGAGCTCTTCCACCTTCTCGAAAACCTCTTTAACCTGAGGACGGCCCGCCAGCGGACCCATTTGCACCTCATCCCGCTTGGGGTCGCCGATCTTGACTTCGTGCAGTGCCGCCTTAAGCGCCTCGACCACGTCGTCGACACGCTCCTGGGGGACGAAGGTGCGGCGAATGGCCGTGCAGCGCTGGCCGGTCTTGATGGTCATCTCGTCGACCACTTCCTTGATGAAGAAGTCGAACTCGGGATCGGAGGGTTCGACATCCGGCCCCAGAATGCAGCAGTTGAGCGAATCGGCCTCCATGTTGAAACGAATGGCGTGTTCGGTCACCCGCGGATGGCTCTTCAACTTGCGTCCAGTGGTGGCTGACCCGGTAAAGGTGACGACGTCCTGCGAATCGAGGTGCTCGAAGAGATCGCCCACTCCGCCGCAGATCAACTGCAGAGCGCCGGGAGGCAGCAGGGTCGATTCCAGCATGGCCTTGACCACGGCCTGGGTGATGTAGCTGGTCAGCGTGGCGGGCTTGACGATGGCCGGCATTCCCGCCAGGAAGGTGGGAGCCAGCTTCTCCAACATGCCCCAACAGGGGAAATTGAAGGCGTTGATGTGGACGGCGGCCCCCTGCAAGGGCAGGCACACGTGACGTCCCACGAAGGTCCCCTCCTTGGAAAGCACTTCCATGGGACCGTCCACATAGACGGTGTCGTCAGGCATCTCCCGGCGTCCCTTGCCTGAATAGACGAAAAAGGTCCCGATGCCTCCGTCGATATCCACCCAGGCATCCCGCTTGGTGGCGCCTGAGGCGT from Acidobacteriota bacterium encodes:
- the paaZ gene encoding phenylacetic acid degradation bifunctional protein PaaZ — protein: MKIESFAQGQWYFGSESPRKLHHAVNGEDIGAVDSSGLDVAGMLDYARKTGGPSLREMTFHERAIMLKQIAIYLLERKKDFYELSYASGATKRDAWVDIDGGIGTFFVYSGKGRREMPDDTVYVDGPMEVLSKEGTFVGRHVCLPLQGAAVHINAFNFPCWGMLEKLAPTFLAGMPAIVKPATLTSYITQAVVKAMLESTLLPPGALQLICGGVGDLFEHLDSQDVVTFTGSATTGRKLKSHPRVTEHAIRFNMEADSLNCCILGPDVEPSDPEFDFFIKEVVDEMTIKTGQRCTAIRRTFVPQERVDDVVEALKAALHEVKIGDPKRDEVQMGPLAGRPQVKEVFEKVEELKRGAEVVFQQADYHGGDPDKGAFSPTTLLYCDEPFQHEEPHNVEAFGPVNTVMPYKSLQDSIHLAALGKGSLVGSLFTADDRAAREVVTGIAPYHGRLMIINRHCAKESTGHGSPLPHLVHGGPGRAGGGEELGGVRGVMHYMQRTALQGSPTTLTRVANEWMKGAAQTRHTVHPFQKYFEELEIGETLVTHRRTITEADVTNFAGVSGDYFYAHTDKIAAAENPIFEERVAHGYFLIAAAAGLFVHPAQGPVLANYGLDNLRFIEPVYIGDTIHCRLTCKRKIFKHKKEEDEVPQGIVEWDVEIFNQDDETVANYTILTLVRRKDDQRVN
- a CDS encoding DUF6503 family protein, which translates into the protein MRLNAVWLVGLLLSGCGGAAEEAQPREAEAPSQEVAASGFSAPIEAAHNAAAWRAKEVFQAGLEISFGGNPIFQGDMLMDVSGAPARLDRQDGASVVYAQGEAWVTPASAEFSQARFHVLTWPYFLAAPFKLNDPGTSIEETGKAMLGDKEYDTAKLTFEAGTGDTPDDWYLLYRDPDSGRLMAMSYIVTYGTSTKEASQDPHLIAYEDFQTVEGIPIPRKWVFWTWREGQGIVGDTPIGQVLLTNPQFLLAASARFQRPQDARKAELPSQ
- a CDS encoding enoyl-CoA hydratase/isomerase family protein, coding for MAEQKIEQGKIKVRISGGIGSLSFYHPKGNSLPGDLLRQLAQEITELGRNDEVKVVALYSEREDGPFCAGASFDELLSIESFNQAKEFFMGFAEVILAMKNCPKFVITRVQGKAVGGGVGVVAASDYALASSSASIKLSEFALGFGPFVIGPAVERRIGKAAFTAAAIDTDWREANWAREKGLYSEVFDSFPVLDGAFATLAGRLAESSLDAIRDLKRIFWQGSEDWDRLLPERAELSARLVLTDFTRQKIEAFKNR